The Arachis ipaensis cultivar K30076 chromosome B10, Araip1.1, whole genome shotgun sequence DNA window taaaacctCAACACTAACCCGGCAATTTTCCAGccttataaataaagaaaaaagaaaaacctcAAATCGGAGGTTCCGAGTTACAACCCTTCAAATTTGAATTTGTCATTCCATAAATCAAAGCCTCTGGTTTTTTTGCTTTTCAAAAACTGCGGTGCAGGGACaaataattttaatatgaatTGTCAGAATATCCCccaaaaacagaaaacaaaaaaaataaaaaaattcagattCTTCATCTTTAGAAGCTGATAAATAGTATCTCTGGGGAGAAGTCAGCTTTTAGCTATttcatttatataaaaaatagaaCTCATACAAAATCACTTTTTCTTTATTCAGTAGTCAGGTTTTGCAAGCCACAAAAAAACCAAGCAGTCGATCATCTCAACTGTCTTCTAGCCAAACATAACAATATAGAATGGTTCTCAAAAGGATGGCCAAGACCACAGTTTACCATACCATCAGAGGAAGGCAAAAGTAAGATAGATGTTAATGCTCACCAAGTTTATTATACATGATTTTAAGTTCAGAATCAACAACTAAAAAAGATATATGCTTCAAACTAGTGAATTAAATTTTATGGAACAAAACATACAGCATTcacttttgtaaaaaaaaaaataaagcaaaatgaAAGAGCCAAGAGAGATATACAAAGTGAAAGTAAATAGCAGTAAAAAAGATGCATCAAATCAGAAGGCTACTGAAGTGACTGTTGTAAATAAGGGATATACAATTAGTTCTTTTGCATCATAGGAAAACGAAATTCAAGAAAGGAAGGAAGGGGGAACGACGAAAAAAGCGGGAGATAAATATGTACAAGTATTATTTACTCATTTTCAGTCATTAATATGTGCAAAGTATTCAAAACAGAAAAATCAAAACCAGCAAAGAAATGACTGTTTTACTGAAAACTGAAAACTTATCCAACATTAATAAGCAAAAGATAGAGCAGGCCATATAAAAACTCTGCATAATGCCTCATCAACCATTAAATTGTGTAACATCACCTTACCCCAAACTTTAATAGGTATAAATTCGTCCATTGTGCAATGGTCTCACCATTCTCCATTTGAACAGCATCCACTGGGTTGATGCCATATAACCCTGCATGCTGCAAAATTGGATCAGATGAACAAATTAAGTATAAATGTCAAGCGTGATAGGAAACTAAGTTAACTCTTCAAGGAGGCCAATTGGCGAAGCTAATTTTCAACAAAATAGTGTAGCATATGCGGTGAAAGTATTTACCTACCTCACAAAACTTAAGAACTGACATGTGGCAAGAGTGGCATAAGCAAACAATACCAAGAAGCCCTGTATTGCTGAGAAGAAGGTATCCACCTTTTAAGATAATATAAATACAAATGTGAGTTGTCAATATAAGTAGAATGGATATCCCTTAACTGCAGTTGGGGTAAACAGAATCTTGCATCTCTCCCACAAATTATCTGGAACAATGATTAACTCCTCAGTAGCTACCTTGGCCTGCATTCAACTCTTTTTTAAAACTAACATAGTCATTCTGAACATGAATATCTTTTTTAGAGAGAAAAAGAATTATAGAAATAAAAAACGCAGCAAAGGCAAGGGGGAAAGACACGGTAGTAAATAGAAGACACGAGTTAGCGTTTGTAGTTATAATTTGGTGGTTAACATCCGTATACGTAATTACTTACTACAGTACATGGGGACACTTCAAATGAACTAGCATTAAGCTCAAATTCGTTTATTGATAGAATAAGTCGAAAAGCAATTTCTACAAATTTAATAGTAAATGAGCAAAATGACGTAATCTTCCTAGTTCAATAAATGTGAATTCAATCAATGAATGCAAAATATACAATCATCAATAAAAGGTAATTAGTAAATGGAACGAAATAACCAATCATCCAAAAATCTGAATCATCTTCAAGCTGCCATTCCAGTTTCAGGGGCCACAACAGAAGACCCAGCTGGTATGGAACCCATCCCGGACTCTTCGTTACTTGTAGACGCACAAACCGGGATATTGGGACCAAGACTTGATGTTTTCACTTGATCAATAAAAGCCGACTTAGCTGCTGAGGTTGGTGCTGTTCCACCACCAATGTTACTATCTTTTTCCATCTTATGCTGATTTTTCACACTGTCATGTCTTTTGCGCTGATCACAAAGCAAACACCACAATCCATTACAAATGCATGAGAGTAACATATTTTATAAATCCATAACACAATATGACGGATCAGCATACAACAAATGTCTAGACATAGTTATAGTATGAGATACCTTAGGGAGGATGCTGCTGATATTCGTTTCTGTATCATCGTCTACTGGCTCCTTTGGGATTCTACCAGGAGCATTAGGACAACTTTTGTTGTAGTGCCCTGTCACACCGCAGTTTGAACACTTTCTCTGTTGCTTGAATTTTGAGTTTTTCTTGGGAGCTCCCTTACTCTTCACCACCAATGGGTCACCAACGCAGTCATCGTCTAAGTTAGCGTTACGTGGATTTTCACCTCGCTTTTGGAGTTTTGTAATTGTGTCGACAACACTATTCATTGCTTCCACAAAGTCACTTGAATTCTTACAGGCCAAATCCATCAACCTAGAACACTCAGCACCCAACACACCTAAACGACACTTTAGTACCTTATCAGAATCACTTGGATCATTGACGTTTGACTTCATGAAGTCACTCTAGGCATTCTTCGTCCAACGCTTGCACACAAGCTTTCTGGAATAACTTCAACGTGTTGGTGCTTTAGGCAGGCGAATATATGCATGCAGGGAATTCCTCTATTTTCGAACCACTTACACTCGCAACGGAGAATCCCCCGAACTCTGTCAAACTCAACCACATGATGAATCTCTGGCACTCCAAAAATGTTACACTTGAAGTATAGTTTTCCACCATCCTGAATTACCAACTCTGTATTCATTGCACAAGCACCCTCAATTTCCTTCCTGACCTCCCGGAACATTTTACGAGTGAAAGTCTTTGCAGCAAAATCTTCAAGTGTCGGCAAAGAAGTCACAAGTACTGGAGCGGTATATTTACTATTGAACTCTGCGACTCTTTCATTGTTCCTGTAATGGCTAACCACGGTCTCCATGTTATTGATGAATTCAAGAAGGGTATCTTTCTTTCTCACATATGCTTTTATTAGAGAGTTAATCCCTTCACACTGGGATGTTGTCCTGATTCGCCCAAAAAATTGGTCCCTCAAATATTCAAGAGCCCATAGATTCCTCATCTCATAGGTTTGGACGACCCAAGAGTTGCTTGATAAGTTATACCTGGCCACCATGTCTTCCCACCTGACCTTAAACTCTTCAACACTCACATTGGCATAAATCAATTGCTTGAAGTCCATTAGAAATCCACTGTTCTTAACCTTCTCGCATGCATTCCTATGTAAGTGCCATGCACATAGTCGTTGTGTTGCAGAAGGAAAGACCTGTTTAATTGCTTCTCTCATTGAAAGATCTCCGTCGGTGACAACTGCCGTAGGGTGTTTACTCCCCATTGCTTCCAAAAAAGTTTCCAAGAGCCACTTGTATGAACCAATATCCTCATTAACAAGAATACCACAACCGAATACGACGGTCTGCCCATGATGATTGCTACCAGAAAATATAACAAGTGGTTTATTGTAGACATTCCTATTGTAAGTCAAATCAAACGTCAACACATCCCCAAAGCACTCATAATCAATGCGGCTAGTCCCATCAACCCAGAACAAATTTTCCAATTGATTCTCATTACTTAATGTGTACTTGCCAAAGAAATAAGAATCGTTCCCAGCTTTACCTCTCAGATAGCTTATTGCAGCATTTGCATCACCACCCTTCACCTTTTCCTTCCTATATTGAGTAATGAGGTTGTACATGTCTTTTTGGTTGAATGGCAAGTTTGCATATCCACCTTTTTGAGCAGCCAAGTATCCCAAGATGTGACAGGTCCTGATGCCTATGTCGTGCAAATTCTTCGCTTGAGCTTTATCCGATACACTGAATGTGCGATACTCAGGCATCATGCTAACGTCGAGTGGAGCAACTAATTCATGAGAGTGCTCTTCGTAGAACGAAACAACCTTCCATTGTTGAATTTTTTATCTAGTCTTGCACGAATTCTAGCCGGGCAACAACTTCGAGTTAGGGGTCGGTGGTCCCTGATTCTTTCGTCCTTTTCAACCTCTTCCTTTCTTGAGCCCGCCTGATTGTAAACAATTTGGCGCATAATTACGGAACCATCGCTATCGCGTCTGACTTCATCCAACCTCACAGCGAAACCGTGCATCATTGCATAAGTCTTGTAGAATCGATAGACAGCTTCCTCATCTGTAAACTGAAGTTGCATGATATCTTCTCGTGACAGCTCTGCTATTCTCTTATCTTAAGGTCTATCTTCATCAGCCTCTGAATCGTCGTCTAAAAAGTCTGGATCGTCTCCTCTAGGGAACCCAACATCGGAGTCTGATCCGAAAAAATCGCTATCCGACGGATCCATCTCCCAAAAACGAAGATACACctccaatttataaaaaaaacaaacacatCATGACACAATTAACATTTCAAAGATATGTAGACTACAAAAATTACCACTAATTCACATAAAATACAGCAACACCTTTTAAGGAACTAAAAGTTTTTAATACAATCCATCCAAGTGTATTTACTTTTATGTCCCTCGTTTGGTTGACTATCTTCTTTGTATCTTAAAGATCTAAGCATAACAACATATATTTagattactttttttttaaatgagcATCAATGATTTCATCACTTTAGAATTTCATTTGTAATGGTCTGTACGAAATAGAATGACATTCTCACCAAAATTGAGGTGGCTACGGTGGTTGGCGTGGCTGCAGTGCTGCGGGAAGCGGGGCTCGGTAAATGGGTGGGTAGAGCTTGATTTgcctttttctttcaattcagaGAGGAATGGGGCTGAGGTGCATTGAGTTTCtgcaaaatgataaaaaaatataacttaaCTTTTTTAATGCTTACAGAAATTATATATCCAGTCctcttataaaaatatttaattacaaagtTGTCCTATTTTAGTTAAGATATTaactcaaactaaaactaaacatccATAATAATAAGCATTAAATCATATCCAGATTCAACATGTATAGCATTTAGTTCAGTTAGTACAAGCAACTACATTTATCCCATAAAACATCActaaccaataataaactgttATTTAGAATATCCAAAAATTATGTACATTTATTTCATCCAAGCCTATATAAATCAGACTTCAGATCCATACTTTGTTCTTTCCTAGAATAAACAATTCGATGGAGTCCTCAATAAATCTATGTTCTACACAATTCAAATAAGAGACAACGGAGTATCAATTTAAGACGCATCCATGTCCCAGGTTCCCCgcaccttttttttatttttaaatatcattTCTTTTCTCAGTAAGAGCATATGTAAAACTACATTAAATACAATAAATCAGAGGAATGAAAGAGTCAAAATAATGTCATAGTCCGTACTCCATATAATATCCTCACTGCCTGAATATAGTATGTTGTCTAGTTGAAAATGTGTACTATAATATCGGTGCCCAAGATTCAGAAAAGAGTTCATATAGTTACAGTTTTCAGGATCTCATACTCTAACATGCAAGATGATTATTAGGTATACATAACATCAGCTAGTAACAAGAAGAGTGTGGCATTCTTATGTCTAATACATTTCAAACTCTTACCAAATCTTACCCTTTGCAATTCTGGAAAAGTTTAATCTATATCAAGTAACGAATTCATATATACTGGATTAAActgcaaaaattaaagaaaaaaaaaaccacgTGCAAAAGCACCATTCCTAGAGGAGGTAATTTATACAGTCTAACATAATAAATGCATCCATGACCAATTACACGACATAATCTCGTGACCTTAAGGTCATACAAAGATAACTCAACCATTGCTCCAAGACATCTCTTTTATCAAAATGCAAATAGTTGAAGATAAATTTCAAACCAGCATAACAGCACCTTTTCTGTTTGTTGTACAGTATTGTAAGACCTCGTGTAATGCCACTGGTTTGATATCTAACACTACCTCCAACCAGGTTACAAGAGTAGGATCAACAGCTGCAAGAAATGCAGTGGGGTCATGAAGGTAAACCCCTgcacagaaaaaagaaaaaacattagaaaaaaaagcaaaaaaaataggTTAAAGTCAGTATAAAATGCAAAGGCAGCAGCTGAAAAACCAAGGATTTTCCCGTTTCAGAAACAGAAACGTCTACCCAAAACATGTTATAGTTGTGAGCTCAAGTAAAAGATAACTATAACAACAAGAAAAGATTATAATTACTATAAGTGGATTATATTAATTTCACAGATTTGAAGTCAAATTCCATCTACTTGCGCAGGGACCCAATTCAACAAAGCAACCATTGCTTAccaactttttgtttttctatacaGCAACTCGCTGACAAATGCTTTCCATAATCCCACATAATCATCTTTTAATATTTGGTACACAACGCTTACTCTTTCTGTCACTAATTAATTgcaagaagataaaataaaaaaacaaaagaaaacaccaACAACAACACGACATCAGCAACTATAACATGAAAAGTTCGGAAAAATAACCCAACAACATCGAAGGTGTGTCTGATCAAAATTAAATCTACTCTTATGCCAATTACATACTTCAATTCCAATTAACTCAGTTCAGAACAAAATTAAAGGACATCAAGCAAACAATGAACAGCACAAAACTCGGGCTAGAATAAACCAatataaaaacttttttttttcttctccattCGCACCAATCCGCCTACTCGACTTCTTATATTAAAAGTGATTGGTGTATTTGTTTCAATACCCAAGATCCGGGGGTAACAATTCCATTTTTGTCTAAATTTCGGAGTAAATGGGCTTCTAGGTGTGGGGTTTCCTTAGTGATTTTTTCAGGACCGTGGCTTGTCACATGAGTTTGAATTTCATATTTCCGTATGTGAAAAGAAGTATAAATATCTTCATAGACCAGACGTTCGCTGATGAGTACAGCATCTTCAGAATTGTAAATACTACAAAATGATTCCAAGTCACAGCAAACAGAATTCAAATTCCATCTAACGAAGATCATGAACAAAGTTAAGTAGTTAACCACGATAAATGATTCCTATTCCCCAGTCACAGAAAATAAGACATGCAGAACTAAAAATCATGAACAACTTAGGTTAAGGATCTTAATGATAAAAAGTCTATTATTGAATAATGTGTATTTCTTGATTCAAAATTGGTGTCTTAGGCATCAACAAGTTAACGACTGTGACTAGGACAAGTATAAAAGGATACTATAGGAGTATAGTAGATATAGTAGAAAAATTGATCTGATTAAAAACTATGATGAGTTAAATATCTCTTTAATAGAAGTTCCAATGATATACTGTGATAACTTCAGTGCAGTATTAT harbors:
- the LOC110267887 gene encoding protein FAR1-RELATED SEQUENCE 5-like, with translation MQLQFTDEEAVYRFYKTYAMMHGFAVRLDEVRRDSDGSVVSFYEEHSHELVAPLDVSMMPEYRTFSVSDKAQAKNLHDIGIRTCHILGYLAAQKGGYANLPFNQKDMYNLITQYRKEKVKGGDANAAISYLRGKAGNDSYFFGKYTLSNENQLENLFWVDGTSRIDYECFGDVLTFDLTYNRNVYNKPLVIFSGSNHHGQTVVFGCGILVNEDIGSYKWLLETFLEAMGSKHPTAVVTDGDLSMREAIKQVFPSATQRLCAWHLHRNACEKVKNSGFLMDFKQLIYANVSVEEFKVRWEDMVARYNLSSNSWVVQTYEMRNLWALEYLRDQFFGRIRTTSQCEGINSLIKAYVRKKDTLLEFINNMETVVSHYRNNERVAEFNSKYTAPVLVTSLPTLEDFAAKTFTRKMFREVRKEIEGACAMNTELVIQDGGKLYFKCNIFGVPEIHHVVEFDRVRGILRCECVLGAECSRLMDLACKNSSDFVEAMNSVVDTITKLQKRGENPRNANLDDDCVGDPLVVKSKGAPKKNSKFKQQRKCSNCGVTGHYNKSCPNAPGRIPKEPVDDDTETNISSILPKRKRHDSVKNQHKMEKDSNIGGGTAPTSAAKSAFIDQVKTSSLGPNIPVCASTSNEESGMGSIPAGSSVVAPETGMAA